One stretch of Castor canadensis chromosome 14, mCasCan1.hap1v2, whole genome shotgun sequence DNA includes these proteins:
- the LOC141416179 gene encoding olfactory receptor 7E24-like yields MGLSNDPELQPLLFGLFLTMYLITVLGKLLIILIVCLDSHLHTPMYYFLSNLSLADICFISTTVPKMIVDIQIDSRTITYEGCLTQMSFYMLFGSMDDMLLTVMAYDRFVAICHPLYYSVIMNHHLCGFLLLVSFLCSILDAQLHYLFALQFPYFKDVEISNFFCDPSHLLNLVYSDNSSSIAKYFTGVVFGFVPISGILFSYYKTISSILKIASSGGRFKALSTCGSHLLVVCLFYGASIGMYLGSVLSEYPRNVLVASITYTVVTPMLNPFIYSLRNRDIKSALSRIHVKTIKS; encoded by the coding sequence ATGGGTCTTTCAAATGATCCAGAACTGCAGCCATTACTTTTTGGACTATTCCTGACCATGTACTTGATCACCGTGCTTGGGAAACTACTCATTATCCTGATTGTCTGCTTAgactcccacctccacacccccatgtactatttcctctccaacctgtccttggctgacatctgtttcatctctaccacagTCCCAAAGATGATTGTGGACATCCAAATTGACAGTAGGACCATCACCTATGAAGGCTGCCTGACACAGATGTCATTTTATATGCTGTTTGGAAGTATGGATGATATGCTTCTAACTGTGATGGCTTATGACAgatttgtggccatctgtcaccccctATATTACTCTGTCATTATGAACCATCACTTATGTGGATTCTTACTTTTAGTGTCTTTTTTGTGTAGCATTTTGGATGCCCAGCTGCACTATTTGTTTGCCTTACAGTTTCCCTACTTCAAAGATgtggaaatttctaattttttctgtgACCCTTCTCATCTCCTAAATCTTGTTTATTCTGACAACTCCAGTAGCATTGCCAAGTATTTTACTGGTGTTGTATTTGGTTTTGTTCCTATCTCAGGGATACTTTTCTCTTATTATAAAACTATTTCCTCTATTCTAAAAATTGCATCATCAGGTGGGAGGTTTAAAGCCCTTTCCACATGTGGTTCTCACCTGttagttgtttgtttattttatgggGCAAGTATTGGTATGTACCTTGGATCAGTTTTATCAGAGTATCCTAGAAATGTTTTGGTGGCCTCAATCACTTACACTGTGGTCACCCCTATGTTGAATCCCTTTATCTACAGTCTGAGGAACAGGGACATTAAAAGTGCTCTTAGCAGAATCCATGTGAAAACCATCAAATCTTAG